In Onthophagus taurus isolate NC chromosome 6, IU_Otau_3.0, whole genome shotgun sequence, a genomic segment contains:
- the LOC111424879 gene encoding centrosomin isoform X4, giving the protein MARLYIKDLLKSMLKMDGNNLNDMNAHSTASICSRGSTEDETDPETLSSMNAVGGYQTSNIGQARSRSVKEFEETLTALRKENFNLKLRIYFLEERMGTNFGMDKENAIKKNIELKVEVESYKKELAEKQDLLCQAVKAMELDEEEHIKVKDELQQKVNNLQNQLDSLQQKYDDATGDHGDRGFDDDKEFYERNFEKHCSHEPYIQELENKIKELENALEKSKENARDLDNLLQLTENRSSNLASVEEELKEKENALKKQQVDIEERNKIVSNYRVRVSKLEDDLIEKKNDIDFIAKELKEKCLLVQDLKHDNEDLQKLLNENQANLTLERRKIEKHKLSVYERNKRIIELEDEVKQLTKKLTIMQAQFEVAVKTEVQLVEPAKGNANTASGDEHVYSNPRSPSLSQLKLSPRSSSPNFERHRVQSKSPSHAPAECSSNYAVTTPDLKQHSLDQLQQAIGNYQKQISKLEQDQLKACKLIQFMCETRKKNTREIDELKSIITKKDFEIDQLSEKVRKTPFKDLSMVESLSTHLLSPNHSKKSVNSRTDVSKTSSIEVVTNNETSAPDLIEDPKLLLEQYRELTDNLEEQKQVLISTVEETKNQLEDLECKCESLKAELKTRENRIVDLEFELLSLSQGISSESLGMGEKSDVGNEKPASFFIKELEEKDREIEKLESELKKRTCDLQGIVNKELWEKNREIEKLTKRYNEIIATKDQELNQLEGDLSSKTQQLEVLTDRISELGIIVRHQDDSFEIIKKESLELCSLELKLNDSIKERDFYRTQLVEYDNKLKLATEKAIIDTQKLSQLENEVQLIREENEKCENLRQDALEVCSILSRRLEELAYFLDSLLKQKSVLGFLGTKQNEKLRQLINQSLDISHTLSLSISLNPNQSLMQLSNLSALLNTTTPIECDENGDQSEYVNKIPTEISLTYHSHFSQTEQIGEEGGIIATLRSQIDKLKNDIQARDIELEKLGVSLEKGDNNEVKMLSVVKVDECIKEDEEIMDVLLSIVPESQGAQPSSQQIYETLVCTKISGSADKSKYGIDNSDTESWSEPDRAVSKARIGLGDCITPTQSREDIASTEDDPEKSNSTSRLVVSRKSILAENRQTIINLHEQICEMESKLREKEAELEMLKDTCSEITLQLESSQETQKRNMEINEELKRERDELLENVEMLEKKLASTEMVKQETQMQLGELQKTIEEVKTSQKILQETVDLKNKDAQNKMNELELEKGLLIEKLKFTEQKAQDLVTECINAEKKLQLLRDELQFIEQSVREELQLDFEEKLREQDENYEMKLKLLERTAEAELKMFRDEADAKIRRITDEADLQIKQLVIDNQELLSKYDAECMRRVEVDKVMGSIKELEKFKKVVKVAEDRIRSLEDTEKHLKHQLHDTEIQYQSKISMLHCELEKISLSHSESLLEKSRILTEKTELDTRLKEFAEKEMEFARQVCEYKDDFENMKDTFQKQLAHLESQKSRLELRIGELEQVNAELRNRLVRLQATDNNQQNNQQQTSKTPVAHPASSRILELFLNKTVPASFKRQYSENSEYSEDHNNSGRNVFGGPAVSGSAEIDRQHANSSPDLGIESDHGRFSSLEAAVNINRPFLKTLELTESMSNLLSKDDGQVVSCNNEICCTKTKELVNENNDLRKKLLRTRRALEDTVSQLTMANQRKKQVEKTICKQIHKTSQVLRKAKANLDNGSDHEVLKQ; this is encoded by the exons ATGGCACGATTGTATATCAAGGATTTACTTAAATCAATGCTCAAAATGGACGGTAATAATTTAAACGATATGAACGCACACTCCACAGCGTCGATTTGCTCAAGGGGTTCTACTGAGGATGAGACCGACCCAGAAACGTTATCTTCTATGA ATGCTGTTGGTGGATATCAAACTTCGAATATCGGGCAAGCCCGTAGCCGATCAGTTAAGGAGTTTGAAGAAACTCTTACCGCTCTTCGGAAAGAAAACTTCAATCTTAAGCTGAGGATTTATTTCCTTGAGGAGCGGATGGGGACAAACTTTGGCATGGATAAAGAAAatgcgattaaaaaaaatattgaattaaag GTGGAAGTGGAGAGTTATAAGAAAGAGCTTGCAGAGAAACAGGATCTCTTATGTCAAGCTGTGAAGGCTATGGAGTTGGATGAAGAAGAACACATTAAAGTGAAAGATGAACTCCAACAGAAAGTTAATAACTTACAGAATCAATTAGATTCGCTCCAACAGAAGTATGat GATGCTACGGGAGATCATGGTGATCGTGGTTTTGATGatgataaagaattttatgaaaGAAACTTTGAGAAACATTGCAGTCATGAACCCTACATAcaagaattagaaaataaaataaaagaacttGAAAACGCT ctGGAAAAATCGAAAGAAAACGCGCGTGATTTGGACAACCTTTTACAGCTAACAGAAAATAGAAGTAGTAATTTAGCGTCCGTTGAAgaggaattaaaagaaaaagaaaacgcCTTAAAGAAACAACAAGTCGACATCGAAGAACGCAATAAAATCGTGTCGAATTATCGCGTACGCGTGAGTAAACTCGAAGATGATttgattgaaaagaaaaacgacATTGACTTCATCGCCAAGGAGTTGAAAGAGAAGTGCCTTTTGGTGCAAGATTTAAAACACGACAACGAGGATCTTCAAAAATTGCTGAACGAGAACCAAGCTAACCTAACGTTGGAACGACGCAAGATCGAGAAGCATAAGCTATCGGTTTACGAACGGAACAAGCGGATTATCGAACTAGAAGACGAGGTGAAACAGCTAACGAAAAAATTAACGATTATGCAGGCGCAGTTCGAGGTTGCGGTCAAAACCGAGGTTCAAC TTGTCGAGCCGGCTAAAGGGAATGCCAACACCGCATCCGGCGACGAGCATGTATACAGCAACCCAAGGTCGCCATCACTATCGCAATTAAAACTCTCACCCCGATCTTCATCGCCAAATTTCGAACGTCATCGCGTCCAATCCAAGTCACCTTCACACGCACCGGCCGAATGTTCGTCTAACTACGCCGTTACCACGCCAGATTTAAAACAACACAGTCTTGATCAGTTACAGCAAGCAATTGGAAATTACCAGAAGCAAATCTCCAAGCTCGAACAAGATCAACTTAAAGCGTGTAAACTTATCCAGTTTATGTGCGAAACTCGTAAAAAGAACACTAGAGAAATTGATGAACTTAAAtcgattattacaaaaaaagattttgaaatcGATCAGCTATCAGAAAAAGTTAGGAAGACACCTTTTAAAGATCTTAGCATGGTGGAATCCTTGTCCACTCACCTTTTATCGCCCAATCATAGTAAGAAGAGCGTAAATTCAAGAACCGACGTCAGCAAGACTTCTAGCATTGAAGTCGTTACAAATAATGAG ACATCTGCTCCTGACTTGATTGAGGACCCTAAGTTGTTACTAGAACAATACAGAGAACTTACAGATAACTTAGAGGAACAAAAACAG gtTTTGATAAGTACCGTTGAAGAAACGAAAAATCAACTCGAAGATCTTGAATGTAAATGTGAATCGCTCAAGGCTGAACTGAAAACTCGCGAAAATCGAATTGTCGACTTGGAATTTGAACTTCTCTCGTTATCCCAGGGAATATCGAGTGAATCTTTAGGAATGGGGGAGAAGTCTGATGTGGGTAACGAAAAGCCAGCCTCGTTCTTCATCAAAGAACTTGAAGAAAAAGACCGTGAGATTGAAAAGCTCGAATCGGAACTTAAGAAGCGGACCTGTGATCTTCAAGGAATCGTTAACAAAGAACTTTGGGAGAAGAATcgagaaattgaaaaattaacgaAACGTTACAACGAAATCATCGCAACCAAAGACCAAGAATTGAATCAACTCGAAGGAGATTTATCATCAAAAACTCAACAATTGGAGGTTTTAACTGATAGAATATCTGAATTGGGGATAATCGTGAGACATCAAGATGATTCTTTCGAAATAATTAAGAAGGAAAGTCTCGAATTGTGTTCGTTagagttaaaattaaacgattcGATCAAAGAACGCGACTTTTATCGAACGCAATTGGTCGAGTATGATAATAAACTCAAACTAGCTACTGAAAAAGCTATCATTGATACACAAAAATTATCGCAGTTAGAAAATGAAGTACAATTGATCAGAGAAGAAAATGAGAAATGTGAAAATCTTCGGCAGGACGCCCTGGAAGTGTGCTCGATTCTTTCAAGACGCCTGGAAGAGTTGGCTTACTTTTTGGACTCTTTGCTTAAGCAGAAATCAGTTTTGGGCTTTTTAGGGACGAAACAAAACGAAAAACTTCGACAACTTATTAATCAAAGCTTAGATATATCTCACACGTTATCGCTATCTATATCTTTAAACCCAAATCAAAGCCTGATGCAACTCTCCAACCTCTCAGCTCTTTTAAACACAACAACACCAATCGAATGTGACGAAAACGGCGATCAAAGCGAATACGTTAATAAAATCCCAACGGAAATTTCCCTTACCTATCACAGTCATTTTAGTCAAACAGAACAAATAGGCGAAGAAGGTGGGATTATTGCAACGCTAAGATCgcaaattgataaattaaagaatgacATTCAAGCTAGGGATATCGAGTTGGAAAAATTGGGCGTTTCTTTAGAAAAAGGCGATAACAATGaagtaaaaatgttatctGTTGTTAAAGTCGATGAATGCATTAAAGAAGACGAGGAAATTATGGATGTGTTATTATCTATTGTTCCCGAATCGCAAGGTGCACAACCATCGTCTCAACAAATCTACGAAACATTAGTATGCACTAAAATAAGCGGATCTGCTGATAAATCAAAGTATGGGATTGATAATTCGGATACTGAATCGTGGTCTGAACCAGATAGAGCCGTATCTAAAGCAAGAATCGGTTTGGGCGATTGTATAACACCAACACAATCAAGAGAAGATATAGCCTCCACTGAAGACGACCCAGAAAAATCTAATTCCACTTCACGATTAGTTGTATCCAGGAAATCAATTTTGGCAGAAAACCGccaaacaataataaatctcCACGAACAAATTTGCGAGATGGAATCGAaattaagagaaaaagaaGCTGAATTAGAAATGCTAAAAGATACCTGTTCGGAAATTACCCTCCAATTAGAATCATCGCAAGAAACCCAAAAAAGAAACATGGAAATAAACGAGGAATTAAAACGTGAAAGAGATGAACTCCtcgaaaatgttgaaatgcTTGAAAAGAAATTGGCATCGACCGAAATGGTAAAACAAGAAACGCAAATGCAACTTGGCGAGCTTCAAAAAACAATAGAAGAGGTGAAAACCTCGCAGAAAATACTACAAGAAACCGTTGATCTTAAAAACAAAGATGctcaaaataaaatgaacgaacttgaattagaaaaaggattactaattgaaaaattgaaattcacAGAACAAAAAGCTCAAGATTTAGTAACTGAATGTATTAATGCCGAGAAAAAATTGCAATTATTACGGGATGAGTTACAATTCATAGAGCAAAGCGTCCGAGAAGAATTACAATTAGATTTTGAGGAAAAACTCAGGGAACAAGACGAAAATTACGAAATGAAGCTTAAATTACTTGAACGTACCGCTGAGGCggaattgaaaatgtttaggGATGAGGCTGATGCGAAAATAAGAAGGATCACCGATGAAGCTGATTTACAAATTAAACAGTTGGTGATTGATAATCAAGAATTGTTGAGTAAATATGATGCTGAATGTATGCGAAGAGTGGAAGTTGATAAAGTTATGGGATCAATAAAAGAACTAgaaaag ttcaaaaaagttgtaaaagtAGCTGAAGATAGAATCCGCTCTTTAGAAGACActgaaaaacatttaaaacatcaaTTACACGACACAGAAATCCAATATCAATCGAAAATAAGTATGTTGCATTgcgaattagaaaaaattagtTTGTCGCATTCGGAGTCTTTACTAGAAAAGTCTCGTATCCTAACGGAAAAGACGGAACTAGATACGCGTCTTAAAGAATTTGCTGAAAAGGAAATGGAATTCGCCCGTCAAGTGTGCGAGTACAAagacgattttgaaaatatgaaggACACGTTTCAAAAGCAATTGGCGCATCTTGAAAGTCAAAAGTCGCGGCTTGAATTGAGAATTGGGGAACTCGAACAAGTCAACGCCGAGCTTAGAAATCGATTGGTGAGATTACAAGCTACCGATAATAATCaacaaaataatcaacaacaaaCATCTAAAACGCCTGTTGCCCACCCGGCATCAAGTCGCATATTGGAgctatttttgaataaaacagTACCAGCGAGTTTTAAGAGGCAGTATTCCGAGAATTCCGAGTATTCCGAAGATCACAATAATTCTGGTAGAAACGTGTTTGGAGGTCCTGCTGTTTCAGGATCCGCTGAAATCGATAGACAACACGCTAACTCATCTCCCGATCTTGGAATTGAAAGCGATCACGGCCGATTTTCAAGTTTGGAAGCCGCGGTTAATATCAATAgaccgtttttgaaaacattGGAATTGACGGAATCTATGAGTAATCTATTAAGTAAAGACGACGGCCAAGTTGTGTCATGCA ataatgAAATATGTTGTACGAAAACGAAAGAACTGGTAAACGAAAACAACGATTTACGTAAGAAATTGTTACGAACGCGTCGAGCGCTAGAAGATACGGTTAGTCAATTAACGATGGCTAACCAGCGTAAAAAACAAGTTGAAAAAACGATTTGCAAACAGATTCACAAGACTAGTCAGGTGTTGCGTAAGGCGAAGGCGAACTTAGACAACGGCTCAGATCATGAAGTTTTAAAGCAGTAA
- the LOC111424879 gene encoding centrosomin isoform X1 — MARLYIKDLLKSMLKMDGNNLNDMNAHSTASICSRGSTEDETDPETLSSMNAVGGYQTSNIGQARSRSVKEFEETLTALRKENFNLKLRIYFLEERMGTNFGMDKENAIKKNIELKVEVESYKKELAEKQDLLCQAVKAMELDEEEHIKVKDELQQKVNNLQNQLDSLQQKYDDATGDHGDRGFDDDKEFYERNFEKHCSHEPYIQELENKIKELENALEKSKENARDLDNLLQLTENRSSNLASVEEELKEKENALKKQQVDIEERNKIVSNYRVRVSKLEDDLIEKKNDIDFIAKELKEKCLLVQDLKHDNEDLQKLLNENQANLTLERRKIEKHKLSVYERNKRIIELEDEVKQLTKKLTIMQAQFEVAVKTEVQRKNDGARKPQSPLTDANKFAVVEPAKGNANTASGDEHVYSNPRSPSLSQLKLSPRSSSPNFERHRVQSKSPSHAPAECSSNYAVTTPDLKQHSLDQLQQAIGNYQKQISKLEQDQLKACKLIQFMCETRKKNTREIDELKSIITKKDFEIDQLSEKVRKTPFKDLSMVESLSTHLLSPNHSKKSVNSRTDVSKTSSIEVVTNNETSAPDLIEDPKLLLEQYRELTDNLEEQKQVLISTVEETKNQLEDLECKCESLKAELKTRENRIVDLEFELLSLSQGISSESLGMGEKSDVGNEKPASFFIKELEEKDREIEKLESELKKRTCDLQGIVNKELWEKNREIEKLTKRYNEIIATKDQELNQLEGDLSSKTQQLEVLTDRISELGIIVRHQDDSFEIIKKESLELCSLELKLNDSIKERDFYRTQLVEYDNKLKLATEKAIIDTQKLSQLENEVQLIREENEKCENLRQDALEVCSILSRRLEELAYFLDSLLKQKSVLGFLGTKQNEKLRQLINQSLDISHTLSLSISLNPNQSLMQLSNLSALLNTTTPIECDENGDQSEYVNKIPTEISLTYHSHFSQTEQIGEEGGIIATLRSQIDKLKNDIQARDIELEKLGVSLEKGDNNEVKMLSVVKVDECIKEDEEIMDVLLSIVPESQGAQPSSQQIYETLVCTKISGSADKSKYGIDNSDTESWSEPDRAVSKARIGLGDCITPTQSREDIASTEDDPEKSNSTSRLVVSRKSILAENRQTIINLHEQICEMESKLREKEAELEMLKDTCSEITLQLESSQETQKRNMEINEELKRERDELLENVEMLEKKLASTEMVKQETQMQLGELQKTIEEVKTSQKILQETVDLKNKDAQNKMNELELEKGLLIEKLKFTEQKAQDLVTECINAEKKLQLLRDELQFIEQSVREELQLDFEEKLREQDENYEMKLKLLERTAEAELKMFRDEADAKIRRITDEADLQIKQLVIDNQELLSKYDAECMRRVEVDKVMGSIKELEKFKKVVKVAEDRIRSLEDTEKHLKHQLHDTEIQYQSKISMLHCELEKISLSHSESLLEKSRILTEKTELDTRLKEFAEKEMEFARQVCEYKDDFENMKDTFQKQLAHLESQKSRLELRIGELEQVNAELRNRLVRLQATDNNQQNNQQQTSKTPVAHPASSRILELFLNKTVPASFKRQYSENSEYSEDHNNSGRNVFGGPAVSGSAEIDRQHANSSPDLGIESDHGRFSSLEAAVNINRPFLKTLELTESMSNLLSKDDGQVVSCNNEICCTKTKELVNENNDLRKKLLRTRRALEDTVSQLTMANQRKKQVEKTICKQIHKTSQVLRKAKANLDNGSDHEVLKQ, encoded by the exons ATGGCACGATTGTATATCAAGGATTTACTTAAATCAATGCTCAAAATGGACGGTAATAATTTAAACGATATGAACGCACACTCCACAGCGTCGATTTGCTCAAGGGGTTCTACTGAGGATGAGACCGACCCAGAAACGTTATCTTCTATGA ATGCTGTTGGTGGATATCAAACTTCGAATATCGGGCAAGCCCGTAGCCGATCAGTTAAGGAGTTTGAAGAAACTCTTACCGCTCTTCGGAAAGAAAACTTCAATCTTAAGCTGAGGATTTATTTCCTTGAGGAGCGGATGGGGACAAACTTTGGCATGGATAAAGAAAatgcgattaaaaaaaatattgaattaaag GTGGAAGTGGAGAGTTATAAGAAAGAGCTTGCAGAGAAACAGGATCTCTTATGTCAAGCTGTGAAGGCTATGGAGTTGGATGAAGAAGAACACATTAAAGTGAAAGATGAACTCCAACAGAAAGTTAATAACTTACAGAATCAATTAGATTCGCTCCAACAGAAGTATGat GATGCTACGGGAGATCATGGTGATCGTGGTTTTGATGatgataaagaattttatgaaaGAAACTTTGAGAAACATTGCAGTCATGAACCCTACATAcaagaattagaaaataaaataaaagaacttGAAAACGCT ctGGAAAAATCGAAAGAAAACGCGCGTGATTTGGACAACCTTTTACAGCTAACAGAAAATAGAAGTAGTAATTTAGCGTCCGTTGAAgaggaattaaaagaaaaagaaaacgcCTTAAAGAAACAACAAGTCGACATCGAAGAACGCAATAAAATCGTGTCGAATTATCGCGTACGCGTGAGTAAACTCGAAGATGATttgattgaaaagaaaaacgacATTGACTTCATCGCCAAGGAGTTGAAAGAGAAGTGCCTTTTGGTGCAAGATTTAAAACACGACAACGAGGATCTTCAAAAATTGCTGAACGAGAACCAAGCTAACCTAACGTTGGAACGACGCAAGATCGAGAAGCATAAGCTATCGGTTTACGAACGGAACAAGCGGATTATCGAACTAGAAGACGAGGTGAAACAGCTAACGAAAAAATTAACGATTATGCAGGCGCAGTTCGAGGTTGCGGTCAAAACCGAGGTTCAACGTAAAAACGATGGGGCGCGTAAACCTCAGTCACCGCTTACTGACGCTAATAAATTTGCAGTTGTCGAGCCGGCTAAAGGGAATGCCAACACCGCATCCGGCGACGAGCATGTATACAGCAACCCAAGGTCGCCATCACTATCGCAATTAAAACTCTCACCCCGATCTTCATCGCCAAATTTCGAACGTCATCGCGTCCAATCCAAGTCACCTTCACACGCACCGGCCGAATGTTCGTCTAACTACGCCGTTACCACGCCAGATTTAAAACAACACAGTCTTGATCAGTTACAGCAAGCAATTGGAAATTACCAGAAGCAAATCTCCAAGCTCGAACAAGATCAACTTAAAGCGTGTAAACTTATCCAGTTTATGTGCGAAACTCGTAAAAAGAACACTAGAGAAATTGATGAACTTAAAtcgattattacaaaaaaagattttgaaatcGATCAGCTATCAGAAAAAGTTAGGAAGACACCTTTTAAAGATCTTAGCATGGTGGAATCCTTGTCCACTCACCTTTTATCGCCCAATCATAGTAAGAAGAGCGTAAATTCAAGAACCGACGTCAGCAAGACTTCTAGCATTGAAGTCGTTACAAATAATGAG ACATCTGCTCCTGACTTGATTGAGGACCCTAAGTTGTTACTAGAACAATACAGAGAACTTACAGATAACTTAGAGGAACAAAAACAG gtTTTGATAAGTACCGTTGAAGAAACGAAAAATCAACTCGAAGATCTTGAATGTAAATGTGAATCGCTCAAGGCTGAACTGAAAACTCGCGAAAATCGAATTGTCGACTTGGAATTTGAACTTCTCTCGTTATCCCAGGGAATATCGAGTGAATCTTTAGGAATGGGGGAGAAGTCTGATGTGGGTAACGAAAAGCCAGCCTCGTTCTTCATCAAAGAACTTGAAGAAAAAGACCGTGAGATTGAAAAGCTCGAATCGGAACTTAAGAAGCGGACCTGTGATCTTCAAGGAATCGTTAACAAAGAACTTTGGGAGAAGAATcgagaaattgaaaaattaacgaAACGTTACAACGAAATCATCGCAACCAAAGACCAAGAATTGAATCAACTCGAAGGAGATTTATCATCAAAAACTCAACAATTGGAGGTTTTAACTGATAGAATATCTGAATTGGGGATAATCGTGAGACATCAAGATGATTCTTTCGAAATAATTAAGAAGGAAAGTCTCGAATTGTGTTCGTTagagttaaaattaaacgattcGATCAAAGAACGCGACTTTTATCGAACGCAATTGGTCGAGTATGATAATAAACTCAAACTAGCTACTGAAAAAGCTATCATTGATACACAAAAATTATCGCAGTTAGAAAATGAAGTACAATTGATCAGAGAAGAAAATGAGAAATGTGAAAATCTTCGGCAGGACGCCCTGGAAGTGTGCTCGATTCTTTCAAGACGCCTGGAAGAGTTGGCTTACTTTTTGGACTCTTTGCTTAAGCAGAAATCAGTTTTGGGCTTTTTAGGGACGAAACAAAACGAAAAACTTCGACAACTTATTAATCAAAGCTTAGATATATCTCACACGTTATCGCTATCTATATCTTTAAACCCAAATCAAAGCCTGATGCAACTCTCCAACCTCTCAGCTCTTTTAAACACAACAACACCAATCGAATGTGACGAAAACGGCGATCAAAGCGAATACGTTAATAAAATCCCAACGGAAATTTCCCTTACCTATCACAGTCATTTTAGTCAAACAGAACAAATAGGCGAAGAAGGTGGGATTATTGCAACGCTAAGATCgcaaattgataaattaaagaatgacATTCAAGCTAGGGATATCGAGTTGGAAAAATTGGGCGTTTCTTTAGAAAAAGGCGATAACAATGaagtaaaaatgttatctGTTGTTAAAGTCGATGAATGCATTAAAGAAGACGAGGAAATTATGGATGTGTTATTATCTATTGTTCCCGAATCGCAAGGTGCACAACCATCGTCTCAACAAATCTACGAAACATTAGTATGCACTAAAATAAGCGGATCTGCTGATAAATCAAAGTATGGGATTGATAATTCGGATACTGAATCGTGGTCTGAACCAGATAGAGCCGTATCTAAAGCAAGAATCGGTTTGGGCGATTGTATAACACCAACACAATCAAGAGAAGATATAGCCTCCACTGAAGACGACCCAGAAAAATCTAATTCCACTTCACGATTAGTTGTATCCAGGAAATCAATTTTGGCAGAAAACCGccaaacaataataaatctcCACGAACAAATTTGCGAGATGGAATCGAaattaagagaaaaagaaGCTGAATTAGAAATGCTAAAAGATACCTGTTCGGAAATTACCCTCCAATTAGAATCATCGCAAGAAACCCAAAAAAGAAACATGGAAATAAACGAGGAATTAAAACGTGAAAGAGATGAACTCCtcgaaaatgttgaaatgcTTGAAAAGAAATTGGCATCGACCGAAATGGTAAAACAAGAAACGCAAATGCAACTTGGCGAGCTTCAAAAAACAATAGAAGAGGTGAAAACCTCGCAGAAAATACTACAAGAAACCGTTGATCTTAAAAACAAAGATGctcaaaataaaatgaacgaacttgaattagaaaaaggattactaattgaaaaattgaaattcacAGAACAAAAAGCTCAAGATTTAGTAACTGAATGTATTAATGCCGAGAAAAAATTGCAATTATTACGGGATGAGTTACAATTCATAGAGCAAAGCGTCCGAGAAGAATTACAATTAGATTTTGAGGAAAAACTCAGGGAACAAGACGAAAATTACGAAATGAAGCTTAAATTACTTGAACGTACCGCTGAGGCggaattgaaaatgtttaggGATGAGGCTGATGCGAAAATAAGAAGGATCACCGATGAAGCTGATTTACAAATTAAACAGTTGGTGATTGATAATCAAGAATTGTTGAGTAAATATGATGCTGAATGTATGCGAAGAGTGGAAGTTGATAAAGTTATGGGATCAATAAAAGAACTAgaaaag ttcaaaaaagttgtaaaagtAGCTGAAGATAGAATCCGCTCTTTAGAAGACActgaaaaacatttaaaacatcaaTTACACGACACAGAAATCCAATATCAATCGAAAATAAGTATGTTGCATTgcgaattagaaaaaattagtTTGTCGCATTCGGAGTCTTTACTAGAAAAGTCTCGTATCCTAACGGAAAAGACGGAACTAGATACGCGTCTTAAAGAATTTGCTGAAAAGGAAATGGAATTCGCCCGTCAAGTGTGCGAGTACAAagacgattttgaaaatatgaaggACACGTTTCAAAAGCAATTGGCGCATCTTGAAAGTCAAAAGTCGCGGCTTGAATTGAGAATTGGGGAACTCGAACAAGTCAACGCCGAGCTTAGAAATCGATTGGTGAGATTACAAGCTACCGATAATAATCaacaaaataatcaacaacaaaCATCTAAAACGCCTGTTGCCCACCCGGCATCAAGTCGCATATTGGAgctatttttgaataaaacagTACCAGCGAGTTTTAAGAGGCAGTATTCCGAGAATTCCGAGTATTCCGAAGATCACAATAATTCTGGTAGAAACGTGTTTGGAGGTCCTGCTGTTTCAGGATCCGCTGAAATCGATAGACAACACGCTAACTCATCTCCCGATCTTGGAATTGAAAGCGATCACGGCCGATTTTCAAGTTTGGAAGCCGCGGTTAATATCAATAgaccgtttttgaaaacattGGAATTGACGGAATCTATGAGTAATCTATTAAGTAAAGACGACGGCCAAGTTGTGTCATGCA ataatgAAATATGTTGTACGAAAACGAAAGAACTGGTAAACGAAAACAACGATTTACGTAAGAAATTGTTACGAACGCGTCGAGCGCTAGAAGATACGGTTAGTCAATTAACGATGGCTAACCAGCGTAAAAAACAAGTTGAAAAAACGATTTGCAAACAGATTCACAAGACTAGTCAGGTGTTGCGTAAGGCGAAGGCGAACTTAGACAACGGCTCAGATCATGAAGTTTTAAAGCAGTAA